The genomic window TGACAGTATCAGAACAAAGACAAAGTATTGCCCAGCATTGCCAACAAAACTTAGAAGAACGTCACGTATTAGCAATAAGTGACAGCAGCGAAATTAATTTGCAGTCTCATGTAGGAAGACTGAAATCAGAAAACTTGGGAGTAGTAGGAAATAACATAGATGTAGGATTTTACACTGATTAAAACTGCTGATATCACTGCTTGGGTAGTAGGTGTAGTTACAGCTTGTATCATTCCTTTTCCAGGACTAAGCGTAGGTGATATTATTGCAACTCTGGGATTAAGCACTGTAGCAATAGGTTTTACTTTTCAGGATATATTCAAAAATTTCTTAGCTGGAATTTTAATCTTGATTCAAAGACCATTTCACATTTTAGAAACAAAGGTTCAGACAGATATATAGCCGTACAAAATTAGCGATAGACAATTAGGGTGATTGGCTTCATGGGTAGTAGGTATGGCTATATATTCAAAATTATCTAACATCAGCACTTAGGCTAGTTGCTAATAATAAATTAATCAAGCAAATCTAAAAAATAAATATCAATGAACAATCAACAAGCAACAGATTTAATGCTGAGGGTATCTGACTTAAATGTTTATTATGGTGAAAGTCATATTTTGCGTAATGTCGATCTCAGTGTGGCTGCTGGGGAAATGGTCTGCTTGATCGGACGTAATGGTGTGGGCAAGACGACGTTGTTAAAGACGATTATGGGCTTGCTTCCACCACGCACGGGAGAGATTTTTTTAGGAGATAGACCCTTAACTAAACTAACCCCAGATCGCCGAGCAAAGTTGGGTATTGGCTATGTACCCCAGGGCAGAGAAATTATTCCCCGCGTATCGGTTCAGGATAATCTGCTACTAGGTTTAGAGGCAAAACCCCAGGGTAGGAAGGGCAATGAATCGATTCCTGAAGAAATATTTGAGCTATTTCCCGTGCTGAAAACCATGCTGGCGCGGATGGGGGGAGATTTAAGTGGGGGACAACAGCAGCAGCTAGCGATCGCTCGTGCTTTGATGGGTAAACCTCGTTTATTGGTGTTGGATGAACCTACTGAAGGTATTCAGCCCTCGATCATTCTGGAAATTGAGGCAGCGGTCAAACGAATTATTGCTGCTACTGGTATTTCTGTCTTGCTAGTTGAGCAGCACCTGCACTTTGTCCGTCAAGCAGATAAATATTATGCGATGCAAAAAGGCGGTATTGTGGCATCTGGCAGCACAGAGGAATTGAGCCGAGAAGTTATCCAGCAGTTCTTGGCAGTTTGAATCGGTTTGAATCTAAGTAAATGCTATCTTTAGTCTCAAGGACTTGGCTTAAATAAATAGTAGAATCACTATTTCAGTTAACTGCAATACTCTATCCTGTTTACTACTCTATGTCTTTAAACAATGCCTCAGACCTAGCTTTTACCTCAGCTTTAACACAAGCCAAGTTAATTAAAGAGCGGCTGGTTACTCCCCTAGAATTGACCGAGATGTATTTAGACCGCATTGCTAAATATGATTCTCAGGTGGGTAGTTTTTATTATGTCGCCAGAGAAAGTGCGATCGCCGAGGCAAAAGCAAAAAGCGCTCAGCTAGAGCAAACTTTAGAGACTAACTGTCTGCCACCTTTTTTTGGTGTACCGATTGCCATCAAAGATATGAAATCTGTGGCGGGTATGCCCATAAGTTATGGCATTTCCACCCTTAAAGATCAAATTGCTACCTATGACGATGGGGTAGTGAGCAAGATTAAACAGGCAGGGTTTATTATTCTAGGCAAAACGGCAACATCCCAACTCGGTTCTTTTCCCTATACCGAACCAGAAGGGTTTGCGCCGACTCGTAATCCGTGGAACTTAGATTATACCCCTGGCGGTTCTAGTGGTGGCTCATCGGCTGCGGTGGCTGCGGGATTTTGCGCGATCGCTTTAGGGGGAGATGCGGGGGGATCAATTCGTGGCCCTGCTGCTTGCTGTGGTCTAGTGGCAATTAAACCCAGTCGCGGGCGAATTTCTTTTGCACCTGTAGGCGATCGCTTAAGCGGTTTAGGCACTCACGGCATTGTTACTCGTACCGTAGCGGATGCTGCTGCCTTTTTAGATCTCGCAACGGGCTACATCACAGGAGATCCCTATTGGCTAGAACCACCTGAAATTAGCTTTCTCCGCCATACTCAACAGTCCTTACCTGCGCTAAAAGTCGGTTATCTAACTTCTCTCTTGCCTGTAGGCGAACCCGCCCCAGAATGCCAGCAAGCCGTTACTCAGATAGTGCAGCAGTTGGAAGCTATGGGACATACTGCTGTTCCCCAGGCGATCGACCTAACTCCCCTGATTGAACCCTTTAAAATTGTCTGGTCAAGTGCGGTAGCTGGCTCAGGCATTCCCACCGAGGTACTAAGTCCGATGAATCAATGGGTGCTATCACAGTCTGGTACAGCAGGAGAATATTCCCAGGC from Pleurocapsa minor HA4230-MV1 includes these protein-coding regions:
- a CDS encoding amidase; translation: MSLNNASDLAFTSALTQAKLIKERLVTPLELTEMYLDRIAKYDSQVGSFYYVARESAIAEAKAKSAQLEQTLETNCLPPFFGVPIAIKDMKSVAGMPISYGISTLKDQIATYDDGVVSKIKQAGFIILGKTATSQLGSFPYTEPEGFAPTRNPWNLDYTPGGSSGGSSAAVAAGFCAIALGGDAGGSIRGPAACCGLVAIKPSRGRISFAPVGDRLSGLGTHGIVTRTVADAAAFLDLATGYITGDPYWLEPPEISFLRHTQQSLPALKVGYLTSLLPVGEPAPECQQAVTQIVQQLEAMGHTAVPQAIDLTPLIEPFKIVWSSAVAGSGIPTEVLSPMNQWVLSQSGTAGEYSQAVTQMQLFARQLVSLFAQMDVLVAPTYMHPAIKIGEWQNLSSEATFHKIANWILPCPPFNVTGQPVINIPAGFDANGVPLGVQLIGQPNAEATIITLAAQLEQTQPWSHLRPDIAV
- the urtE gene encoding urea ABC transporter ATP-binding subunit UrtE, with protein sequence MNNQQATDLMLRVSDLNVYYGESHILRNVDLSVAAGEMVCLIGRNGVGKTTLLKTIMGLLPPRTGEIFLGDRPLTKLTPDRRAKLGIGYVPQGREIIPRVSVQDNLLLGLEAKPQGRKGNESIPEEIFELFPVLKTMLARMGGDLSGGQQQQLAIARALMGKPRLLVLDEPTEGIQPSIILEIEAAVKRIIAATGISVLLVEQHLHFVRQADKYYAMQKGGIVASGSTEELSREVIQQFLAV
- a CDS encoding mechanosensitive ion channel family protein, with product MIKTADITAWVVGVVTACIIPFPGLSVGDIIATLGLSTVAIGFTFQDIFKNFLAGILILIQRPFHILETKVQTDI